From a region of the uncultured Draconibacterium sp. genome:
- the deoC gene encoding deoxyribose-phosphate aldolase: MTSVQQLAKMIDHSILHPTMTDYDLERECAVAAKYNVASVCVKPYAVKQARQLLKNTGVAVGCVIGFPAGNSAIEVKAFEAETACKDGAVEVDMVINIGKALQGDWDYIEDEIGTVVKTCHKNGAIVKVIFETDYIANELDIKKLCEICTKVGADYVKTSSGFGFVKGADGRYSYMGATIENLKLMRDSSGPNVKIKAAGGVRTLDALLAVQEAGCSRCGATATVAILEEAKKRFGE; encoded by the coding sequence ATGACTAGTGTTCAGCAGCTTGCAAAAATGATCGATCATTCCATCCTTCATCCAACAATGACAGATTATGATTTGGAACGGGAATGTGCCGTTGCGGCAAAGTATAATGTGGCATCGGTTTGTGTAAAACCTTATGCAGTTAAACAGGCCAGGCAACTTTTAAAAAATACCGGTGTAGCGGTTGGTTGTGTTATCGGTTTTCCGGCCGGAAATTCGGCAATTGAGGTAAAAGCTTTTGAAGCGGAAACAGCTTGTAAAGACGGTGCGGTTGAGGTTGATATGGTAATAAATATCGGGAAGGCTTTGCAGGGCGACTGGGATTATATTGAAGATGAAATTGGCACAGTAGTAAAAACCTGTCATAAAAATGGGGCAATTGTAAAGGTCATTTTTGAAACCGATTACATTGCAAATGAACTTGACATTAAAAAACTGTGCGAGATATGTACAAAAGTGGGAGCTGATTACGTAAAAACATCCTCCGGTTTTGGTTTTGTAAAAGGTGCAGATGGGCGCTATTCATACATGGGAGCTACTATTGAAAATCTGAAATTAATGCGCGATAGCAGCGGGCCAAACGTAAAAATTAAAGCAGCCGGAGGAGTGCGTACGCTCGATGCTTTGTTGGCCGTGCAAGAAGCCGGTTGCTCACGTTGTGGTGCCACTGCAACTGTTGCCATTCTTGAGGAAGCAAAAAAACGATTCGGGGAATAG
- a CDS encoding acyl carrier protein — translation MSDVAAKVKAIIVDKLGVDESEVTTEASFTNDLGADSLDTVELIMEFEKEFDLAIPDDEAEKISTVGEAVAHIEAAL, via the coding sequence ATGTCTGACGTTGCAGCAAAAGTAAAAGCAATAATCGTTGATAAATTAGGTGTTGACGAAAGTGAAGTAACTACAGAAGCATCTTTCACTAACGACCTTGGTGCTGACTCACTTGACACAGTTGAATTGATCATGGAATTCGAGAAAGAATTTGATCTTGCTATTCCAGACGACGAGGCAGAAAAAATTTCTACAGTAGGTGAAGCAGTAGCTCACATCGAAGCTGCTCTCTAA
- a CDS encoding phospholipase D-like domain-containing protein: MKISTFILFLFISVELFAQTSIYEARQKALTTSVTVSGVVTNGSELGPIRYIQDNTGGIGIYDDDLNDVQRGDSITVTGELDDYNNLLEINPVASFSVIASGVQLPEPQLINISDISEDYEAELIRINNVEFVNAGGQFGGNTNYSFTDGANTGVMRISSSCPLVGEAIPTGTFDLVAICSQYNSTYQLLPRDADDFIFNTNIQLTSALEAVESTSSSITVKWNTDTDGTSEIRYGSEMQIAALTNHASGESTVSTDEYTHQAQITGLQNSEIVYAQAFSVNEGDTAFSAISAFVSNSISTGEIKVYFNTDIDDSYANPTIASDIDDFMADTLAAYINRASESIDFCIYNIDNSKISDALNAAYNRGVTIRFITCGSTSHASVNDLNNNIPILERPELAEGGIMHNKFAIIDANTTDANAAWVWSGSTNLTYYQLTDDSNNMIFIQDQSLAKVYELEFEEMWGSTGNQPNAGNAKFGNAKIDNTPHQIQVGDKLIACYFSPSDNTNQQLINAINTADYDLDIETMLITRSDLANIIIDAFDRDVNVNIITESESDNTDIVNNILGTTLPAKKYIFDDAAGQLHHKVALIDANNPESDPQTITGSHNWSSSANDRNDENTLIIHDADIANQYYQQFAYRFKQNDGTLVLSAQRIESASVKVFPNPTEGRLMITADKAIASISVYNSTGVKIDELQPNENTAEFNLPYNLTGLFLLKVELSNGDYNTYKILKK, from the coding sequence ATGAAAATCTCTACATTCATTCTATTTCTTTTTATAAGCGTTGAGTTATTCGCTCAAACAAGTATTTATGAGGCACGTCAGAAAGCGTTAACGACAAGCGTTACGGTTTCAGGAGTAGTGACTAACGGTTCCGAACTTGGCCCCATCAGATATATACAGGATAATACCGGGGGAATTGGCATTTACGATGATGATCTGAACGATGTGCAACGCGGAGATTCAATTACCGTAACCGGAGAATTGGACGATTACAACAACTTGCTGGAAATAAACCCTGTTGCCAGCTTTTCTGTTATTGCGTCGGGAGTGCAGCTACCCGAGCCACAATTAATCAATATAAGCGATATTAGCGAAGATTACGAGGCAGAACTGATTCGGATAAATAATGTTGAGTTTGTAAATGCCGGCGGGCAATTTGGCGGAAACACAAATTACTCTTTTACAGATGGAGCAAATACAGGAGTAATGAGAATAAGTTCAAGCTGCCCACTTGTTGGCGAGGCAATCCCAACCGGAACATTCGACCTGGTTGCTATTTGCTCGCAATACAATTCAACTTACCAGCTCCTTCCGCGCGATGCCGATGATTTTATTTTTAATACCAACATCCAGCTAACTTCAGCGCTTGAAGCAGTTGAAAGCACAAGCAGTTCGATTACGGTTAAATGGAACACCGACACCGATGGCACCTCTGAAATACGATACGGATCGGAAATGCAAATAGCAGCCTTAACGAATCATGCAAGTGGAGAATCAACAGTTAGTACTGATGAATATACCCATCAGGCGCAAATTACGGGTTTGCAAAATTCAGAGATCGTTTACGCACAAGCTTTTTCTGTTAACGAAGGAGACACTGCTTTTTCGGCTATCAGTGCTTTTGTAAGCAATTCAATATCGACAGGAGAAATAAAAGTATACTTCAATACCGATATTGACGACAGTTATGCCAACCCAACTATCGCCTCTGATATTGATGATTTTATGGCCGACACACTCGCTGCTTATATCAACAGGGCCAGCGAATCGATCGACTTTTGTATTTACAATATCGACAATTCAAAAATATCAGATGCGCTGAATGCCGCCTACAATAGAGGTGTAACAATTCGTTTTATCACCTGCGGATCAACAAGCCACGCCAGCGTTAACGATTTGAATAACAATATTCCGATTCTTGAACGTCCTGAGCTAGCAGAAGGCGGAATTATGCACAACAAATTTGCCATTATCGATGCCAACACTACCGATGCTAATGCTGCCTGGGTTTGGTCGGGCTCAACAAATCTCACCTACTATCAATTAACTGACGACAGCAATAATATGATTTTTATTCAAGACCAGTCGCTGGCAAAAGTTTACGAGCTTGAATTTGAAGAAATGTGGGGCAGCACCGGCAACCAACCAAATGCCGGAAATGCAAAATTTGGAAATGCAAAAATCGACAATACTCCACACCAGATTCAGGTGGGCGATAAACTAATTGCCTGCTATTTCAGTCCGTCGGACAATACAAACCAGCAATTGATAAATGCAATTAACACGGCAGATTACGATCTGGATATCGAAACCATGCTGATCACCCGATCTGATTTGGCCAATATCATAATTGATGCCTTCGATCGCGACGTGAATGTCAATATTATAACAGAATCAGAGAGCGACAATACAGATATTGTAAATAATATTCTTGGCACTACACTGCCCGCTAAAAAATACATTTTTGACGATGCAGCAGGTCAGCTTCACCACAAAGTGGCACTAATCGATGCCAACAACCCGGAATCTGATCCGCAAACAATAACCGGCAGCCATAACTGGAGCAGCTCGGCCAACGACAGAAATGATGAAAACACCCTCATTATTCATGATGCTGATATTGCCAACCAGTATTACCAGCAGTTTGCTTATCGCTTTAAACAAAACGACGGAACACTGGTGCTCTCGGCACAGCGAATCGAATCAGCTTCTGTTAAGGTATTCCCAAATCCAACTGAAGGAAGATTGATGATCACTGCAGATAAAGCAATCGCAAGTATTTCAGTTTATAACAGCACCGGTGTAAAAATCGATGAATTGCAACCCAATGAAAATACAGCCGAGTTCAATCTGCCATACAATTTAACCGGACTTTTCCTGCTTAAGGTAGAATTAAGCAACGGAGATTATAACACCTATAAAATATTGAAAAAATAA
- a CDS encoding phosphoribosylglycinamide formyltransferase encodes MEQKRIAIFASGSGTNAENIFKYFLGNEKIMVDSLWANKSDAYALVRAQKHGVKTFVFNRNQFYNTNEIIETLRNRKVNIIVLAGFLWLIPDNLVENFTIINIHPALLPKYGGKGMYGMNVHKAVVENKETHSGITIHYVNQHYDEGKIIFQAKCEVNPDDTPEMVAQKVHELEYQHFPRIIEQEVLGDNS; translated from the coding sequence ATGGAACAAAAGAGGATTGCAATCTTTGCTTCGGGATCGGGAACTAATGCCGAGAATATATTTAAGTACTTTCTTGGAAATGAAAAAATTATGGTCGATTCGTTGTGGGCAAACAAATCTGATGCTTATGCATTGGTTCGTGCTCAAAAACACGGGGTGAAGACCTTTGTGTTTAATCGTAACCAATTCTATAATACCAACGAAATTATTGAAACATTAAGAAATCGTAAAGTGAATATTATTGTGCTGGCAGGTTTTTTGTGGCTTATCCCCGATAACCTGGTCGAAAACTTCACTATTATTAATATACACCCGGCTTTGCTACCCAAATATGGCGGTAAAGGTATGTACGGAATGAATGTGCACAAAGCGGTAGTTGAGAACAAAGAAACGCACTCGGGAATCACTATTCATTACGTAAATCAGCATTACGATGAGGGTAAAATCATCTTTCAGGCAAAATGTGAGGTGAATCCGGATGATACTCCGGAAATGGTAGCGCAAAAAGTTCACGAATTGGAATACCAACATTTTCCGCGCATTATAGAGCAGGAGGTATTAGGCGATAATAGCTAA
- a CDS encoding response regulator transcription factor, whose product MEQKTKLLLAEDDENLGLLLKEYLVAKGYDAELYPDGEAAYKGFMKEHFDICVLDVMMPKKDGFTLAKDIRIINADIPIIFLTAKNMKDDVLEGFQLGADDYITKPFSMEELIMRLEAILRRTSQEGQASAQQVFTLGKFTFDTRKQTLTEGENSVKLTTKESDLLKLLCQNANKVLERNYALKSIWIDDNYFNARSMDVYITKLRKHLKEEPSVEIINVHGKGYKLIV is encoded by the coding sequence ATGGAACAAAAAACAAAATTACTACTGGCAGAAGACGACGAGAATTTAGGCTTATTATTAAAAGAATATTTGGTTGCAAAAGGATATGATGCGGAGCTTTATCCTGATGGAGAAGCAGCCTATAAAGGATTTATGAAAGAGCATTTCGACATTTGTGTGTTGGATGTGATGATGCCAAAAAAAGACGGATTTACACTGGCAAAAGATATACGTATTATAAATGCCGACATCCCGATAATTTTCCTGACAGCAAAAAACATGAAAGACGATGTGCTGGAAGGTTTTCAGCTGGGAGCCGACGATTATATTACCAAGCCTTTTAGCATGGAAGAACTGATTATGCGTTTGGAAGCTATTCTACGCCGTACTTCGCAGGAAGGACAGGCCAGCGCACAACAGGTTTTTACATTGGGTAAATTTACTTTCGATACCCGGAAGCAAACGCTTACTGAAGGTGAGAACAGCGTAAAACTGACTACAAAAGAATCGGATTTACTGAAATTGCTTTGCCAGAATGCTAATAAAGTGCTGGAACGAAATTATGCATTAAAATCGATTTGGATCGACGATAACTATTTTAATGCACGTAGTATGGATGTTTACATTACCAAGCTGCGCAAACACCTGAAAGAAGAACCTAGCGTTGAAATTATAAATGTACACGGTAAGGGTTATAAACTAATTGTTTGA
- the lepA gene encoding translation elongation factor 4, with product MEKIRNFCIIAHIDHGKSTLADRLLEFTKTVSERQMHAQVLDSMDLEQERGITIKSHAIQMDYVHDGEPYKLNLIDTPGHVDFSYEVSRSIAACEGALLIIDATQGIQAQTISNLYLAIEHDLEIIPVLNKMDLPNAMPEVVEDQIIDLIGCKREDIIRASGKTGEGIQDILDHIIYKIPHPTGDSKAPLQALIFDSVFNSFRGIIAYFKIQNGEIRKKDLVKFVATGKQYHADDVGVLKLSLQPRDVLGPGDVGYIISGIKTAKEVKVGDTITHVDNPCDKAIEGFEEVKPMVFAGVYPIDADDYEDLRTAMDKLQLNDASLTFEPEASAALGFGFRCGFLGLLHMEIIQERLEREFDMNVITTVPNVSYKAHLTDGSEITVYNPSGMPASTTVDEIDEPYIRANIITASEFIGPVMTLCLDKRGELISQNYLTAERAELVFNLPLGEIVFDFYDKLKSISKGYASFDYHMSGFKPAKLARLDILLNGEMVDALSTLIHFDNAYTFGRRMCEKLKELIPRQQFDIAIQAAIGAKIIARETVKAVRKDVTAKCYGGDITRKRKLLEKQKKGKKRMKQVGNVEVPQKAFLAVLKLD from the coding sequence ATGGAGAAAATTAGAAACTTTTGCATCATTGCACACATCGACCACGGAAAGAGTACGCTGGCTGACCGCTTGTTGGAATTTACCAAGACGGTTAGCGAACGCCAAATGCACGCACAGGTACTCGATAGTATGGATTTGGAACAGGAACGTGGTATCACAATTAAAAGCCATGCCATTCAGATGGATTATGTGCACGATGGTGAACCTTATAAATTAAACCTGATTGATACTCCGGGACACGTGGATTTTTCATACGAGGTTTCGAGATCAATTGCTGCATGCGAAGGAGCATTGCTAATTATCGACGCGACCCAGGGAATTCAGGCGCAAACCATCTCAAATTTATATCTGGCCATTGAACACGATCTGGAGATTATTCCGGTACTTAATAAAATGGACCTCCCTAATGCAATGCCCGAAGTAGTAGAGGATCAAATCATCGATTTGATTGGCTGCAAACGCGAAGATATTATTCGGGCCAGCGGAAAAACAGGCGAAGGAATTCAGGACATTCTGGATCATATTATTTATAAAATACCACATCCTACAGGCGATTCGAAAGCACCGTTACAGGCACTGATCTTTGACTCGGTTTTTAATTCCTTTCGTGGAATTATTGCTTATTTTAAAATTCAGAATGGTGAGATCAGGAAAAAAGACCTGGTAAAATTTGTGGCCACCGGCAAACAATATCATGCCGATGATGTAGGTGTGCTAAAACTAAGTTTGCAGCCGCGTGATGTTTTAGGTCCCGGCGATGTTGGATACATAATTTCGGGAATTAAAACGGCCAAAGAGGTTAAAGTTGGTGATACAATTACTCACGTTGACAACCCATGCGACAAAGCCATTGAAGGTTTTGAAGAAGTTAAACCGATGGTCTTTGCCGGTGTTTACCCGATTGATGCTGATGATTACGAAGACCTGCGTACTGCGATGGACAAATTGCAGTTGAACGATGCATCCCTGACATTTGAGCCAGAAGCATCGGCAGCACTTGGATTTGGATTTCGCTGCGGTTTCCTCGGGTTGTTACACATGGAAATTATCCAGGAACGTTTGGAGCGCGAGTTCGATATGAACGTTATTACAACGGTACCCAACGTTTCGTACAAAGCTCACCTTACCGACGGAAGCGAAATTACAGTTTACAACCCTTCGGGAATGCCGGCTTCAACAACAGTTGACGAGATTGATGAACCATACATACGAGCCAATATTATTACCGCCTCGGAATTTATCGGGCCGGTAATGACCTTGTGTCTTGATAAACGCGGCGAACTGATCAGCCAGAATTACCTGACTGCCGAGCGCGCCGAACTGGTCTTCAACCTTCCGCTGGGTGAAATCGTTTTCGATTTTTACGATAAACTAAAAAGTATTTCGAAAGGTTATGCTTCGTTTGATTACCATATGAGTGGTTTTAAACCGGCCAAACTGGCACGTTTGGACATTCTGTTGAATGGAGAAATGGTTGATGCATTGTCTACATTAATTCACTTTGATAATGCGTACACGTTTGGACGCCGGATGTGTGAGAAACTGAAAGAACTGATTCCGAGACAGCAGTTTGACATTGCTATCCAAGCAGCTATTGGTGCAAAAATTATTGCCCGCGAAACAGTAAAAGCTGTTCGAAAAGATGTAACTGCAAAATGTTATGGAGGTGATATTACACGTAAACGGAAATTGCTGGAGAAGCAGAAAAAAGGAAAGAAACGAATGAAACAAGTAGGTAATGTGGAAGTGCCTCAAAAAGCTTTCCTAGCTGTATTGAAATTGGATTAA
- a CDS encoding aldo/keto reductase, which translates to MSNRRSFLKSLAGATAGISLASGSFATNQETRDRLGEVLPKRKLGRTDEHVTMLGTGGYHVGWTTERDAQEVIEAALEGGVRFFDTAESYSSGTSEERYGKFLTPKYRDLIFLMTKSTGRDAKTVQEHLEGSLRRLKVDQIDLYQVHAISTPDDVDKRINNGVLDVLLKAKQDGKIKYLGFTGHQNPYAHTRMLEKTESSDIFDAVLMPVNLLDASYYSFIENVMPKALDRNMGILSIKSLADGRFFSKKKEANWASDNPVIPNYVSIKEAMHFVWSLPVSVLISGNENATYMREKIALARSFSELPEKEKQTLIDKVKVLAQSGGVEYYKQKES; encoded by the coding sequence ATGAGCAACAGAAGATCATTTCTAAAATCGCTTGCCGGTGCTACTGCTGGAATTAGCCTGGCTTCAGGCTCTTTTGCAACCAACCAGGAAACGCGCGACAGACTTGGCGAAGTATTGCCAAAAAGAAAATTAGGCAGAACCGACGAACACGTTACAATGCTTGGCACCGGTGGTTATCACGTAGGATGGACCACCGAACGCGATGCACAGGAAGTAATAGAAGCCGCTCTTGAAGGCGGAGTTCGCTTTTTTGACACTGCAGAAAGTTATTCCAGCGGAACCAGTGAAGAGCGTTATGGAAAATTCCTCACTCCAAAGTACCGCGACCTGATTTTCCTGATGACAAAATCAACCGGGCGCGATGCCAAAACCGTGCAGGAACATTTGGAGGGATCGTTACGAAGATTAAAAGTTGACCAGATTGACCTTTATCAGGTTCATGCCATTTCAACGCCCGATGATGTTGATAAAAGAATAAACAATGGTGTTTTAGACGTACTTTTAAAAGCGAAACAAGACGGCAAAATAAAATACCTCGGATTTACGGGGCACCAAAATCCTTATGCACACACACGAATGCTCGAAAAAACTGAATCAAGTGATATTTTCGATGCCGTGTTAATGCCGGTTAACCTGCTTGATGCATCGTATTATAGTTTTATCGAAAATGTAATGCCAAAGGCACTGGATCGGAACATGGGAATTTTATCCATTAAATCGTTGGCTGACGGAAGATTCTTTTCAAAAAAGAAAGAAGCCAACTGGGCATCTGACAACCCTGTTATCCCGAACTATGTAAGCATAAAAGAAGCCATGCATTTTGTTTGGTCCTTACCTGTTTCAGTATTGATATCGGGAAACGAGAACGCAACATACATGCGTGAAAAAATTGCGCTGGCACGCTCATTCTCCGAATTGCCAGAGAAAGAAAAACAGACTCTTATCGACAAAGTTAAAGTTCTTGCTCAATCAGGAGGAGTTGAATATTACAAACAAAAGGAATCATAA
- a CDS encoding HAMP domain-containing sensor histidine kinase gives MLITLIVLMAVVLSGLILVQGSMIKSASDIREEQFNQLVANALDMVAVQLNLEEQRQAREYASRGIIPGQKNNPSEFSNVFPRNNLSQATVSFQLSYSQGSVYGQMEEKYKAEVADSAEVSVISQMQRFLEESLEQERRRQKWIRDGNWQNYEILLEDRPIEERIDSVQLELFLRNALAQTEIDLEYKYAIKNSTLGKDRTIFGDADYKPGKKKEYPQLLFQNDYNGSKPNYLNIYFPDRRRYLVKQTGLTIIPTFILTGLLIAIFAYALIVIMRQKKLSNIKNDFINNMTHELKTPISTISLASQMLQDGSVTNTPSIIEHVANVINQESKRLGFQVEKVLQMAVFNEGRLKLKFREFDANKMIKTVTANFELRVNNKNGTLHTEILADNALIKGDEVHITNVIFNLLDNAMKYSKDVPEIWVKTENRKDQIVVSVQDNGIGIAKEHHAQIFDRFYRVPTGNVHDVKGFGLGLSYVKKIIDLHNGTIKVESALNKGTKFKIYFPQINN, from the coding sequence ATGCTAATAACATTAATTGTGTTGATGGCGGTTGTGCTGTCGGGTTTGATATTGGTGCAGGGATCAATGATCAAGTCGGCATCCGATATCAGGGAGGAGCAGTTTAATCAGTTAGTGGCTAATGCATTAGATATGGTTGCGGTGCAGCTGAATTTAGAAGAACAGCGACAGGCACGCGAGTATGCAAGCCGTGGAATAATTCCGGGGCAAAAGAATAATCCGAGCGAGTTTAGTAATGTTTTTCCGCGAAATAACCTGTCGCAAGCAACGGTAAGTTTTCAGCTCAGCTATTCTCAAGGTAGCGTTTACGGGCAAATGGAAGAAAAGTATAAAGCAGAAGTTGCTGATTCGGCAGAAGTAAGTGTTATTTCCCAAATGCAACGCTTTCTGGAGGAAAGTTTAGAGCAAGAGCGCAGACGGCAGAAATGGATACGTGATGGAAATTGGCAGAACTACGAAATTCTTTTGGAAGACCGGCCCATTGAAGAGCGTATTGATTCGGTACAACTGGAATTGTTTTTACGCAATGCCCTCGCGCAAACCGAAATCGATCTGGAATATAAATACGCTATTAAAAACTCAACACTGGGAAAAGACCGAACAATTTTTGGCGATGCAGATTATAAGCCCGGTAAAAAGAAAGAATATCCGCAGTTACTATTTCAGAACGATTACAATGGCTCGAAACCCAATTATTTAAATATTTATTTTCCTGATCGCCGAAGATACCTCGTGAAACAAACCGGATTAACTATTATTCCAACATTTATATTAACCGGGTTGCTGATCGCTATTTTTGCATACGCTTTAATTGTTATCATGCGCCAGAAAAAGCTGTCGAACATTAAAAACGACTTTATTAATAATATGACGCACGAGTTGAAAACACCAATTTCAACGATTTCGCTGGCCAGTCAAATGCTTCAGGATGGAAGTGTTACAAACACACCGTCGATAATTGAACACGTTGCAAATGTAATTAATCAGGAAAGTAAGCGTTTGGGATTTCAGGTGGAGAAAGTACTGCAAATGGCTGTTTTTAATGAAGGCCGTTTAAAGTTGAAGTTCCGGGAGTTCGATGCGAATAAAATGATAAAAACTGTAACCGCCAATTTCGAGTTGCGGGTTAACAATAAAAATGGAACACTTCATACCGAAATTTTGGCAGATAATGCACTTATTAAAGGCGACGAGGTGCATATTACAAATGTTATTTTTAACTTGCTTGACAATGCGATGAAGTACAGCAAGGATGTACCTGAGATTTGGGTGAAAACCGAAAATCGAAAAGATCAGATTGTAGTTTCGGTTCAGGATAATGGCATTGGAATTGCTAAAGAACATCATGCGCAGATCTTTGATCGCTTTTACAGGGTGCCAACAGGTAATGTTCACGATGTAAAAGGTTTTGGTCTTGGATTAAGTTATGTGAAGAAGATTATCGACCTGCACAACGGTACAATAAAAGTAGAAAGTGCATTGAATAAAGGAACGAAATTTAAAATTTATTTCCCACAAATAAATAATTAA
- a CDS encoding T9SS type A sorting domain-containing protein, producing the protein MKYIILFLFTLFIASASYAQDTGFSSLQNEEEAKNEVKIYPNPCKNNKVTVDYAFKEISEIRLTSITGKQVYLKEYKFPVSKIQLQLNDIPNGIYLIQISTTDNKRTVKKLMISRN; encoded by the coding sequence ATGAAATATATTATACTTTTCTTATTTACATTATTTATTGCTTCAGCGTCTTATGCTCAAGACACGGGATTCTCTTCATTGCAGAATGAAGAAGAAGCAAAAAACGAGGTAAAAATCTACCCCAATCCTTGTAAGAACAATAAAGTTACCGTTGATTATGCATTTAAAGAAATCAGCGAAATTCGTCTCACCAGCATTACAGGAAAACAGGTTTATTTGAAAGAGTACAAATTTCCTGTTTCAAAAATACAGCTGCAACTAAACGATATTCCAAACGGAATCTATCTGATTCAAATCTCAACAACCGACAATAAACGAACGGTAAAAAAACTGATGATCTCGAGAAATTAA
- a CDS encoding putative molybdenum carrier protein has protein sequence MTKYKLQIPCQKLISGGQTGVDRAVLDACLNYSFPCGGWCPKNRKAEDGKIAAKYRLSELPKEDYAARTRKNVTESDGTLIVVSEDLKGGTLRTQQFAQKLKKPLRVIRPDTNPSHLIPWLILNNINTLNIAGPRESEWIDAYPQTYRFITELIVKIKSSASAILP, from the coding sequence ATGACGAAATATAAATTACAAATACCATGCCAAAAACTGATTTCGGGAGGACAAACTGGTGTTGATCGCGCAGTTTTAGATGCTTGCCTGAATTATTCCTTTCCGTGCGGCGGCTGGTGTCCTAAAAATCGGAAAGCCGAAGACGGTAAAATTGCTGCAAAGTATCGGTTAAGCGAATTACCCAAAGAAGACTACGCTGCGAGAACCCGAAAAAACGTCACCGAGTCTGACGGAACTTTAATAGTTGTTTCTGAAGATTTAAAGGGAGGAACACTGCGAACCCAACAGTTTGCCCAAAAGCTAAAAAAACCTCTCCGCGTCATTCGGCCTGACACAAATCCTTCGCACTTAATTCCATGGCTTATTCTCAATAATATAAACACGCTAAATATAGCCGGCCCCCGCGAAAGCGAGTGGATTGACGCCTACCCTCAAACCTACCGATTTATTACCGAACTTATTGTAAAAATTAAATCATCAGCATCGGCAATACTGCCCTGA